One stretch of Passer domesticus isolate bPasDom1 chromosome 2, bPasDom1.hap1, whole genome shotgun sequence DNA includes these proteins:
- the CRLF2 gene encoding cytokine receptor-like factor 2 — MKKIKSGSQGWLPVNRTQVCCIIPSMRPIFQAYSVIFILGNMVASQSQSSGGKDAINVTIINFNNEKMQITWATRELFPNENVSFFYTFGEGENKVWQPCTTYLLDQDYNSGCLFKTEGPTLVISIRNSNGSEELFSKNLKADFYIKPSPPENVTFFWEEDTVTVSCNKPERNAWCLRFELQFKSKFDKEWQSRTSKCCSVGDQGFDPRKCYSFRVRLRRLVPYCNVVKYSSDWAAETFWMNGTLLDSCDDDITPQSKTVIILSCSLAVLLMMLILLILLCKWQRVQMSVLPAIPDPKYPFADLFNHYNGNLQEWLDKNDHVVLQTKLEYEEPESITEAESQQEDGKNSDKQGPLEKIFTFSGAAENNDGKAAEIACLLPAPNTTAPFAGFHILMNDDMYVMF; from the exons TCTGTTGTATCATTCCAAGCATGAGACCCATCTTTCAAGCATATTCAGTGATCTTCATACTAGGCAACATGGTGGCTTCTCAGTCACAGTCATCTG GTGGGAAAGATGCCATCAACGTTACAATAATCAACTTTAATAACGAGAAGATGCAGATTACATGGGCAACAAGAGAGCTTTTTCCCAATGAGAATGTGTCATTTTTTTACAC ATTTGGTGAAGGCGAGAACAAAGTTTGGCAGCCATGTACCACCTATTTATTGGATCAAGATTATAATTCTGGATGTCTTTTTAAGACAGAAGGACCTACCCTTGTCATTTCTATCAGGAACAGCAATGGAAGTGAAGAACTTTTTTCTAAAAATCTaaaagctgatttttaca TAAAGCCCAGTCCACCAGAAAATGTGACCTTCTTCTGGGAAGAGGACACTGTTACTGTAAGCTGTAACAAACCAGAGAGAAATGCATGGTGCTTGAGATTTGAGCTGCAGTTCAAAAGCAAGTTTGACAAAGAGTGGCAA TCCAGAACTTCTAAGTGCTGCAGTGTTGGAGACCAAGGCTTTGATCCAAGGAAGTGCTACTCTTTCCGGGTCAGGCTGAGGAGGCTGGTACCATACTGCAACGTAGTTAAATACAGCAGCGACTGGGCAGCTGAAACTTTTTGGATGAATGGCACATTATTAG ATTCATGTGATGATGATATAACTCCTCAGTCAAAGACAGTAATTATTTTAAGTTGTTCACTGGCGGTACTCTTAATGATGCTTATCCTCCTGATCCTTCTGTGTAAATGGCAGAG GGTTCAGATGTCAGTCCTGCCTGCTATACCAGACCCAAAATACCCATTTGCTGATCTCTTCAATCATTATAATGGAAACTTACAG gAATGGCTAGACAAAAATGACCACGTGGTGTTGCAAACCAAGCTGGAATATGAAGAACCAGAGTCCATCACTGAGGCAGAAAGCCAACAAGAAGATGGGAAGAACAGTGACAAACAGGGACCTTTGGAAAAAATCTTCACTTTTTCAGGAGCAGCTGAAAATAATGATGGCAAAGCAGCTGAGATTGCCTGCCTGCTACCAGCACCCAACACTACAGCTCCTTTTGCTGGTTTCCATATTTTAATGAACGATGACATGTATGTGATGTTTTAA